TCCCGTGGCGCTCGTCTTCGGCGTGGCTATCAGCCTGGCACTGCTTTTTGTTATACTGATAGGCGTACTACTGTTCATCTCTCGCAGCCAACGCAACGACCGGCAGAACGCCAGTGCTCACGCCACGAGGGAGCACGGGCCTGGAGGAAGCAGCTAGCATGGCACAGCCAATCTACGTTATTGGACATAAACAATCAGATCTTGACTCAATCGCCTCGGCCTATGCTTACGCGCGCCTGTTACAGGCTCAGGGAGAAGAGGCTGTTCCCGCACGACATGGCGTTATCAAGCCCGAGGTACGTTTTGTTTTAGAACGCTACGGAGTTGAGCCGCCCGAGGCCCTGGAGGACGTCTATCTGCAGGTACGCGACGTCATGAGGCGCGGCGTCATCAGCATCCATATTGATCAACCTCTGCTGGAAGCCGGGCGCCTGCTTCAGGAGCACAACCGGCGCGCCATGCCTGTGATCGACGACGAGGGTCGCGTCCGGGGGATCATCGCGATTGAAGACCTGGCCAAGCTCTTTTTCAAAGACCTCGATCCCCAAGCGGTCAACCGCGTCCCGCTGGAGCGGGATAATCTGGTGCGCGTCTTACACGGGCGCGTGCTCGTCGAGGGGCGCCGCAAGCTGGGCAATCGCATCCTGGTCGGTGCTATGCAGGCGGCCACTATGCGCGAATACCTTGAACCGGGCTGCCTGGTCGTCCTGGGAGACCGCGAGGACGCGCAACTGGCCGCCATCGAGGCGGGAGCCGCTGCCCTGGTTATCACCGGCGATTTGCTTGTCTCCGAGCGCACCCTGACCGCGGCTCGCAAACAGGGTGTACTCGTCATCAGCACAGCCTATCACACCTTCACCGCCGTCCGCCTCATCAATCTGAGTATGAAGACCAGCGAGATCATGAACCGCGACTTCGACTCTTGCAGGCCGGAAGACCTGATGAGCGAAGTACAGCCACTGCTGGCCCGCCATCGCTCGCTGCCGGTGCTGGACGATGAAGGGCGTTTGGTCGGCTACCTCTCACGGACCGACATGCTCAATGCCCGTCCACGCCGCATCGTCCTTGTTGATCATAACGAACGGGCGCAGGCTGTGGATGGCATCGAGGAGGCGGAGCTGCTGGCCATTATCGACCACCATCGCATTGCCGATGTTCATACGAGCAAGCCCATCATGTTCCGCGCCGAGCCAGTCGGCTGCACAGGCACCATTATTGTCAGCCTCTATCACGAGGCTGGGGTGCCCATCTCGCGCGAGGCTGCCGGTTTGCTGCTCGCCGGCCTGCTCTACGATACCCTGATTCTACGCTCTCCCACGACGACAGAGCGGGATGAGCAGGTAGCCGCCGAGCTGGCTGAGCTGACGGGCGAGGACCTCGAAACATACGGCCAGGCCATCTTTGCTGCGGCAGCCTCCGACCTGAACGAGCGCAGTCCCGAGGCTCTGCTCACCGCCGATTTCAAGGAGTACACAGTGAGTGGCCTGCGCTTCGCCATCGGCACAGTCGAGACAGCCACTCCCTCGGTCATCGAGCAACGCAGTGCCGAGCTGCTGGAGACCATGCGCCATCTCTCTCAGGAGCGCAACTATAGCGTCTTCCTCTTCATGATCGTCGACATCATCAACATGCGCTGCCGGCTGCTGGTCCACGGCGGCGAGCAGGCAGTAGCCAGCGCACTGGGCGCACCGCTCGGGGAC
The Thermogemmatispora onikobensis genome window above contains:
- a CDS encoding putative manganese-dependent inorganic diphosphatase: MAQPIYVIGHKQSDLDSIASAYAYARLLQAQGEEAVPARHGVIKPEVRFVLERYGVEPPEALEDVYLQVRDVMRRGVISIHIDQPLLEAGRLLQEHNRRAMPVIDDEGRVRGIIAIEDLAKLFFKDLDPQAVNRVPLERDNLVRVLHGRVLVEGRRKLGNRILVGAMQAATMREYLEPGCLVVLGDREDAQLAAIEAGAAALVITGDLLVSERTLTAARKQGVLVISTAYHTFTAVRLINLSMKTSEIMNRDFDSCRPEDLMSEVQPLLARHRSLPVLDDEGRLVGYLSRTDMLNARPRRIVLVDHNERAQAVDGIEEAELLAIIDHHRIADVHTSKPIMFRAEPVGCTGTIIVSLYHEAGVPISREAAGLLLAGLLYDTLILRSPTTTERDEQVAAELAELTGEDLETYGQAIFAAAASDLNERSPEALLTADFKEYTVSGLRFAIGTVETATPSVIEQRSAELLETMRHLSQERNYSVFLFMIVDIINMRCRLLVHGGEQAVASALGAPLGDDGHSLEVEGLVSRKKQLVPLLGRMRSLLQERVRS